From Pseudomonadota bacterium, a single genomic window includes:
- a CDS encoding formylglycine-generating enzyme family protein — MTTDLGGLTTRTIALLASGWIAAACACDGGGSADDSGPDADGGTDTDTDSDTDSDTDSDSDTDTEWEFGDPVPCESEPLPGELCVPGGNYLMGCVPGDTECEENELPLVMVTHSPFLMDEKEATIEDVIPWLNAIKDDPDVIQWPTGLTMMIGTEEVRLWGQLWAWGLVDDGEYVSPVIQNGDGDYVFDESAEVDCPSQGGVQTAAGGFSWLGAKIFCEHKGMRLPTEAQWEAAARGQTFNEFPCGSDLPECWYGVYDCCTEGSDCYATYGELCHCCAPFESSVTDSCISPLGFLNMYGNASEWTADYISVDHSDCIGGCVDPQPAEEPPYEGAGHVYKGGDMRGPSQSWLRISIRWDSGESLGNEWTGVRCVRPDEPVSPPDAGTDSGAADGGL, encoded by the coding sequence ATGACGACTGATCTTGGGGGGCTCACTACGCGGACGATCGCACTCCTCGCGTCGGGGTGGATCGCGGCGGCGTGTGCGTGCGACGGAGGAGGCTCCGCAGACGACAGCGGACCGGACGCCGACGGCGGCACCGACACCGATACGGATTCCGACACGGACTCCGACACGGACTCCGATTCGGATACGGATACCGAGTGGGAGTTCGGTGATCCGGTGCCGTGCGAGAGCGAGCCGCTGCCGGGCGAGCTGTGCGTGCCGGGCGGCAACTACCTGATGGGATGCGTGCCCGGCGACACCGAGTGCGAGGAGAACGAGCTACCCCTGGTCATGGTGACCCACAGCCCGTTCTTGATGGACGAGAAGGAGGCGACCATCGAGGACGTGATCCCGTGGTTGAACGCGATCAAGGATGACCCGGACGTCATCCAGTGGCCTACCGGCCTCACGATGATGATTGGAACGGAGGAAGTACGTTTGTGGGGGCAGCTTTGGGCGTGGGGACTCGTCGACGACGGTGAGTACGTTTCGCCGGTCATTCAGAACGGCGACGGGGACTACGTGTTCGATGAGTCTGCGGAGGTCGACTGCCCCTCACAGGGCGGGGTCCAGACCGCGGCAGGCGGGTTCTCGTGGCTTGGGGCGAAGATATTCTGCGAGCACAAGGGGATGAGGCTACCGACCGAGGCGCAGTGGGAGGCCGCCGCACGGGGGCAGACGTTCAACGAGTTCCCATGCGGGTCGGATCTGCCGGAGTGCTGGTACGGGGTCTACGACTGCTGCACCGAAGGGAGCGATTGCTACGCGACATACGGAGAGCTTTGCCACTGCTGCGCGCCGTTCGAGTCGAGCGTCACCGACTCCTGCATCAGCCCCCTCGGTTTCCTGAATATGTACGGCAACGCCTCCGAGTGGACGGCGGATTACATCAGCGTGGATCACTCCGATTGTATCGGTGGTTGCGTCGACCCACAGCCTGCAGAGGAACCACCGTACGAAGGCGCAGGGCATGTGTACAAAGGGGGAGATATGCGTGGACCTTCACAATCCTGGCTACGGATCTCGATTCGCTGGGACAGCGGCGAAAGCCTAGGAAACGAGTGGACCGGCGTCCGCTGCGTACGTCCGGATGAGCCGGTCTCCCCTCCCGATGCCGGTACCGACAGCGGTGCAGCAGACGGCGGGTTGTAA